Proteins co-encoded in one Setaria viridis chromosome 9, Setaria_viridis_v4.0, whole genome shotgun sequence genomic window:
- the LOC117840234 gene encoding small ribosomal subunit protein eS17x, protein MGRVRTKTVKKTSRQVIEKYYSRMTLDFHTNKKVLEEVSILPSKRLRNKVAGFTTHLMRRIQRGPVRGISLKLQEEERERRMDFVPEKSALEVDQIRVDKETMEMLAALGMADLPGVELQPENSNAPAFGRPQYGGPRRDRV, encoded by the coding sequence ATGGGTCGCGTCCGTACCAAGACCGTGAAGAAGACCTCCAGGCAGGTGATCGAGAAGTACTACTCCCGCATGACCCTCGACTTCCACACCAACAAGAAGGTGCTGGAGGAGGTCTCGATCCTGCCCTCGAAGCGCCTCCGCAACAAGGTGGCCGGCTTCACCACCCACCTGATGCGCCGCATCCAGCGCGGCCCGGTCCGCGGCATCTCGCTCAAgctgcaggaggaggagcgcgagcgcCGCATGGACTTCGTCCCGGAGAAGTCGGCGCTCGAGGTCGACCAGATCCGCGTCGACAAGGAGACCATGGAGATGCTCGCGGCCCTCGGCATGGCCGACCTCCCCGGCGTTGAGCTCCAGCCTGAGAACTCCAACGCCCCCGCCTTCGGCCGTCCGCAGTACGGTGGTCCCCGTCGTGACCGCGTCTAG